From Sporosarcina sp. Marseille-Q4943, the proteins below share one genomic window:
- a CDS encoding RNA-directed DNA polymerase translates to MTINYKFNRQKIDYLLTDLLPYEKGNQYTHRYFYEYLMKDKKTLKKVFENTKQEKEKKFNPKWHSSPLKFNVSKKKGGFRELSLINPLGLIESLTFIHIFENDILNIIHNKNDFSVRKANRVNSLVYKKNKNQTVYYADSTSKDQLLLSLESSGSYFNHYPYKNITNLLNSKRFTYSRDKYDFLLTLDMQNCFPSIYTHSYKWLISNKTYDSKNLKDSNSVYSNIDSYLQNINGSKTNGIIVGPEVSRLLAEFLFVHIDQQILEELAVKNISFGKDYNIYRFVDDYFVFSKSEEIQSHIQDVISTILNNYHLKINDSKISKKRKSENYNNWLLEVFPLTEIIDSIIQERDNVQKQPMESTLVDMGLPTEYIHMLLEVAATTTISPTTGKRRDKSYINLRNRVLNAINTTNESALVCSYILSTILTKIERSEKEELQVKMGLNDLVIFIFFVYSLNISYSSTQKVIRIFSLLIDKHGLDIRHKIERNLERFEDDIFTKYSSDWVDLLLFFANYKVNISYKLIGKIVDNFIREENPVKLAALCIFVESGIMKTNDILKKVNLVIKRNIEKINWNDFFQDEQGWWVYIFLSYPKLNRNIKRTVLDELNVVKTKLKSKPSDDAKRLVLDFLLTNDKHFIEWKFTLEKYYHKYYFYTKDRTVFNPDVMDEISISR, encoded by the coding sequence ATGACAATAAATTATAAATTTAATAGACAGAAAATAGATTATTTGCTGACGGATTTACTTCCATATGAAAAAGGAAACCAATATACTCATAGATATTTTTATGAATATCTAATGAAAGATAAAAAGACTTTAAAAAAAGTTTTCGAGAATACAAAACAAGAAAAAGAAAAGAAGTTTAATCCCAAATGGCATTCTTCTCCTTTAAAATTTAATGTATCAAAAAAGAAAGGGGGGTTTCGGGAGTTATCATTGATTAACCCTTTAGGGCTTATTGAATCCTTAACTTTTATACATATATTTGAAAACGATATTTTGAATATAATTCATAACAAAAATGATTTTTCTGTAAGAAAAGCAAATAGAGTCAATAGCTTAGTATATAAAAAAAATAAAAATCAAACTGTTTATTATGCGGATTCAACTTCAAAGGATCAATTGCTTCTTTCATTAGAGTCTAGTGGATCATATTTCAATCACTATCCTTATAAAAATATAACGAATCTTCTTAACAGTAAAAGGTTTACTTATTCACGTGATAAATATGATTTTTTATTAACTCTCGACATGCAAAACTGCTTCCCAAGTATTTATACACACTCGTATAAATGGTTGATCAGTAATAAAACATACGACTCGAAGAACCTGAAAGATTCAAATTCGGTGTATAGCAATATCGATTCTTACTTGCAAAATATAAATGGTTCAAAGACAAATGGTATCATTGTGGGGCCAGAAGTTAGTAGATTACTAGCGGAATTTTTATTTGTGCATATTGATCAACAAATTTTAGAAGAATTAGCAGTAAAGAATATTAGTTTTGGCAAGGATTATAATATTTATAGATTTGTGGATGACTATTTCGTTTTTTCGAAAAGTGAAGAAATTCAAAGTCACATACAGGATGTTATATCTACTATATTAAATAATTATCATTTAAAAATAAATGACTCCAAGATTTCTAAAAAAAGAAAAAGTGAAAACTATAATAATTGGTTGTTAGAAGTATTTCCTCTTACTGAAATAATAGACAGTATTATACAAGAAAGAGATAATGTTCAAAAACAACCGATGGAGAGCACATTAGTTGATATGGGATTGCCAACTGAATATATTCATATGCTACTTGAGGTAGCAGCAACAACTACTATTTCTCCAACCACCGGAAAAAGGAGAGATAAAAGTTATATTAATCTGAGAAATAGAGTATTAAATGCAATTAATACTACAAATGAAAGTGCACTTGTGTGTTCATATATACTAAGCACAATACTAACCAAAATTGAAAGAAGCGAAAAAGAAGAACTGCAAGTTAAAATGGGATTAAATGATCTAGTTATTTTTATCTTCTTTGTCTACTCCTTAAATATTAGTTATTCTTCAACTCAAAAGGTTATTCGGATTTTCTCTCTTCTAATAGATAAACATGGTTTGGATATAAGGCATAAGATTGAAAGAAACCTTGAAAGATTTGAAGATGATATATTTACTAAGTATTCAAGCGACTGGGTTGATTTACTTTTGTTCTTTGCGAATTACAAAGTAAATATCTCGTATAAATTAATTGGGAAAATAGTAGATAATTTCATTAGAGAAGAAAATCCTGTTAAATTGGCTGCATTATGTATATTTGTCGAATCAGGAATTATGAAGACGAATGACATATTAAAAAAAGTTAATTTAGTCATAAAAAGGAATATAGAAAAAATAAATTGGAATGACTTTTTTCAAGATGAACAGGGTTGGTGGGTATATATTTTTTTATCATACCCTAAGTTGAATAGAAATATAAAAAGAACAGTTTTAGACGAATTAAATGTGGTTAAAACCAAGTTGAAATCAAAACCAAGTGATGATGCCAAAAGACTGGTATTAGATTTCCTGCTTACTAACGACAAACATTTTATTGAGTGGAAGTTTACACTTGAAAAATATTACCACAAATATTATTTCTATACAAAAGACAGAACAGTTTTTAACCCCGATGTTATGGACGAAATTAGTATATCAAGATAA